One Brassica napus cultivar Da-Ae chromosome C2, Da-Ae, whole genome shotgun sequence DNA window includes the following coding sequences:
- the LOC106369736 gene encoding uncharacterized protein LOC106369736, which translates to MSESVNFQSACSQSVISSSRNNNGVLCHCKCEAPIVRAWTRENPGRRFYGCRGFGVGNGHESCNFFRWYDVEKPHGWQYLALQEAREIMQEQKEEIANLRAKVRSLTHECSNEFSRELEDEMKEKGEECEALKREVLILSERSSMLRNALVASYVGFGVVVGGIMVMSRW; encoded by the coding sequence ATGTCTGAGAGTGTGAATTTTCAAAGTGCTTGTTCTCAAAGTGTGATTTCGTCTTCGAGGAACAACAATGGTGTTCTTTGCCATTGTAAATGTGAAGCTCCCATTGTGAGGGCTTGGACTCGGGAAAACCCAGGTCGCAGATTCTATGGTTGCAGAGGTTTTGGAGTTGGGAATGGGCATGAGTCTTGTAACTTCTTTCGCTGGTATGATGTGGAGAAACCACATGGATGGCAATATCTTGCCTTACAGGAGGCGAGAGAAATAATGCAGGAGCAGAAAGAAGAGATTGCAAATCTGAGGGCCAAGGTAAGATCATTAACTCATGAATGCTCCAACGAATTTTCAAGGGAACTAGAAGATGAAATGAAGGAGAAAGGTGAAGAATGTGAAGCTCTCAAAAGGGAAGTGTTGATTCTAAGTGAGAGGAGCTCTATGCTTCGTAATGCTCTTGTTGCTTCATATGTTGGATTTGGTGTGGTTGTTGGAGGGATAATGGTGATGTCGAGGTGGTGA
- the BNAC02G17160D gene encoding uncharacterized protein BNAC02G17160D isoform X1: protein MINLNIHFGGFMEKVGEDYVYKGELGVTTVLWELYDISWNKVLQFSKEEAKIMAPIRFIWFKEAGKEMKTMNYVYDENPDDMFLVICLGKQASELEIFIEYDISEHSEPPVIIPPLQCDEYSDSDGEVERPRKEEEAEKSEDELQENVDEEAEEPVLNENEAAQADIGTDVVEEVGDGSKDDRFRSVFNEGLMAKPTKEAYQNFEEKETAEREAAESDEECLLEDEADYPDTPIGSEEEWEQWDNPKGSRNGKPKFHGDLEKPPYIWLFQKFNSGLEFKDQLLRYSLKTQYDVKMAKSESNRIAVVCCGEKCKFRVYCSFEPPINKWMVKVCQMRHNHGKSSRVSMLKQGVIAGLFREEIRRNISLQAAVIKDTIKERYNIVVPLSKCYRGRRIALDSILEAQITQFGKLWDYEAELRRTHSGINTDLCTIEKNDENMFDCFYICFEEFRNTWKKCCRPVIGLDGCFLKWELTGDLLAAVGRDADNRMYPIAWAVVRGENKDTWGWFVKKLKIDLEIGNGENLTIISDKQKGLVIAIAAELPHAEHRMCARHIYANWRKQGYSRSEYKNLFWGVAYSFTEGEYEERLELLKAFDQGAYDALLATEPPRWCRAFFSVESHCADVHNNLSESFNRTIKMARSKPVINLLEDIRRQAMRRVSRRFLKAEKCDTVVTPITMTVLEKARIAKQYCSTLRSSKSVYEVDEFECGYMVNLSTHQCACRKWDLTGIPCKHAVCVMDDNEDDPTRYVAEYYYTDVLKKTYEDNIKPVNGEKFWKKTNKPAIAIPEFRKPRGRPKTRDRRKEPFEDLQNQGKSTRHGRIQHCSRCKQAGHIKTGCKNEPVTEEGPKNRRGRPRKHPIQVR, encoded by the coding sequence ATGATTAATTTGAATATCCACTTCGGTGGATTCATGGAGAAAGTCGGTGAAGATTATGTATACAAAGGAGAGTTGGGAGTGACAACAGTGCTTTGGGAATTGTATGACATCTCATGGAATAAGGTTTTACAGTTCAGTAAGGAAGAAGCAAAAATTATGGCTCCGATAAGATTCATCTGGTTCAAAGAGGCTGGGAAGGAGATGAAGACAATGAATTATGTGTATGACGAAAATCCTGATGATATGTTTCTGGTGATATGTTTAGGGAAACAAGCTTCTGAACTTGAAATATTCATTGAATATGATATTTCAGAACACAGTGAGCCTCCTGTCATAATTCCTCCTTTGCAATGTGACGAGTATTCAGACAGCGATGGAGAAGTCGAGAGACcaaggaaagaagaagaagctgaaaaATCTGAAGATGAGTTGCAAGAGAATGTggatgaagaagctgaagaaccgGTTTTAAATGAGAATGAGGCTGCTCAGGCTGATATTGGAACTGATGTTGTTGAAGAAGTTGGAGATGGTTCTAAAGATGATAGGTTTAGGTCTGTGTTTAATGAAGGTTTGATGGCCAAGCCTACAAAGGAAGCTTATCagaattttgaagaaaaagaaacggcagaaagagaagcagctgaAAGTGATGAAGAATGTTTGTTAGAGGATGAAGCTGATTATCCAGATACACCAATTGGTTCTGAGGAAGAGTGGGAGCAATGGGATAATCCAAAAGGGAGCAGGAATGGGAAACCAAAGTTTCATGGTGATTTGGAGAAGCCGCCATATATATGGTTATTCCAAAAGTTTAACTCGGGTCTAGAGTTCAAAGACCAGCTTCTGAGATACTCTTTGAAGACACAATACGATGTGAAGATGGCGAAGTCTGAGTCAAACAGGATTGCAGTTGTTTGTTGCGGTGAGAAATGTAAGTTTAGAGTATACTGCTCGTTTGAACCACCAATCAACAAGTGGATGGTTAAAGTATGCCAGATGCGTCACAACCACGGGAAATCAAGTAGAGTTTCGATGTTGAAGCAAGGGGTCATCGCAGGACTTTTTAGAGAAGAGATACGAAGAAATATAAGCTTACAGGCAGCTGTGATCAAAGACACGATTAAAGAGAGATACAACATTGTTGTTCCGCTTTCTAAGTGTTACAGAGGAAGGCGCATTGCTTTGGACTCCATTTTAGAAGCGCAAATAACTCAGTTTGGTAAGTTGTGGGACTATGAAGCGGAATTAAGGCGAACTCACAGCGGTATTAACACTGATCTTTGCACCATCGAAAAGAAtgatgaaaatatgtttgattgtTTCTACATCTGCTTTGAGGAATTTCGTAATACTTGGAAGAAGTGTTGCAGGCCTGTTATTGGTCTGGATGGATGCTTTCTGAAGTGGGAGTTGACAGGTGATTTGCTTGCAGCTGTTGGGAGAGATGCGGACAACAGGATGTATCCGATTGCATGGGCAGTAGTAAGAGGTGAGAACAAGGACACTTGGGGTTGGTTTGTGAAGAAGTTGAAGATAGATCTGGAAATAGGAAATGGAGAAAACTTGACTATCATTTCAGATAAGCAGAAAGGTCTCGTGATTGCTATTGCGGCTGAGCTTCCACATGCTGAGCATCGTATGTGTGCGCGGCATATATATGCAAATTGGCGAAAACAAGGATACTCAAGGTCAGAATACAAGAATCTATTTTGGGGGGTTGCTTACAGCTTTACTGAAGGAGAGTATGAAGAAAGATTGGAGCTGCTTAAAGCTTTTGATCAAGGGGCTTATGACGCTCTACTAGCAACAGAACCACCTAGATGGTGTCGTGCATTCTTTAGTGTGGAGTCGCATTGTGCTGATGTTCACAACAACTTATCTGAGAGTTTTAATAGGACTATCAAGATGGCAAGATCGAAACCTGTCATTAATCTACTAGAGGACATTCGTAGACAAGCCATGAGAAGGGTTTCACGAAGGTTTCTGAAAGCTGAGAAGTGCGACACAGTGGTGACACCAATTACAATGACGGTGTTAGAGAAGGCTAGGATTGCTAAGCAATATTGCTCGACATTACGCAGCAGCAAAAGTGTGTACGAGGTTGATGAGTTTGAGTGTGGTTATATGGTCAACTTGTCCACTCACCAGTGTGCTTGTCGGAAATGGGACCTGACCGGGATACCATGTAAACATGCGGTGTGTGTAATGGATGATAATGAAGATGATCCAACGAGGTATGTAGCAGAATATTATTACACAGATGTATTGAAGAAGACGTATGAAGATAATATAAAACCTGTGAATGGAGAGAAGTTCTGGAAGAAGACAAATAAGCCTGCAATAGCGATCCCTGAATTCCGCAAGCCACGAGGACGCCCAAAGACAAGAGATAGGAGAAAGGAACCATTTGAAGATCTACAAAATCAAGGTAAATCAACAAGACATGGCAGAATTCAACACTGCAGTCGATGCAAGCAAGCAGGACACATAAAAACTGGTTGCAAGAATGAACCAGTGACTGAGGAAGGCCCGAAGAACCGACGTGGTCGACCTCGGAAGCATCCAATTCAGGTAAGATAA